One genomic window of Augochlora pura isolate Apur16 chromosome 5, APUR_v2.2.1, whole genome shotgun sequence includes the following:
- the Lgs gene encoding BCL9 domain-containing protein legless isoform X1 — protein sequence MKTEKKPNEPSCVSTTVVKEEPDTDPVKIKEESSGANNDDTTGEDTVECPRDPCLDPTNGESTLSGENQNNNANQPILNSVKQEGDHNNPTDDLPDCSGNVITADGIQPLVSNVLGKQMGTNTGSGEAQYMQQQSQIFVFSTTLANKGADAVLQGQYPSIIAYHCAQPGTKKYLEKHPNKVNQFRQNPAQWLNNFAMMKQKGHQGGTNNTFPTEQPPDLPALDPNAPPFWNEQPNLRNLNGGNSLGNSEPSLDDANIDVPCLVPNSPGNAANPQPSNNTMGHSPNLLGGSTSPGPGSLQPSLQGVKVPDENLTPQQRQHREVQLATIRKMQMMLFPEHKEEPTNTLDTTQGTTVSSCPSTNVPPVVPSQCPPSMDWHKLQHQFLDGKTKGSVGSPGTGVSLRGAGMVGVPRSQGPPPPYHQTTRSASVPIAIQSPNPSSPNNPTSNLSLPSPRASSALNSPADCNRQFQLSNQRTNHLPGQSPTSQDSPNPTVGNATAVSTTRLNHSNPGTPVSHSHISSLSPSGPNTQKDSPLDFPNSQPPNVDGMFCRTLQSLAQQKQQHSGAVNAAGVKEANLMPVPSPQQIQYLNTFEGQELTIQKQPNTSLKDGNLSTNNTSNTEISNRILPGNLDNSNQFTARSEGASPVQMDSMNRGFAGSLHSPHTPHTPHTPGNGAPHTPVDPGKPGNKSSASAQSSPVPHNTNIQDSMGPPRTVPASPTTKPDTSPPSTKDTQQQQQQQQQQQQQQTQQQQPPPQQQQQSTVVNPNNSGSTTVVPSLGGGTAGSFPCGRPSINVSQPSDNVPLNPNNIGGRLGSLTAMSTNHFDPITSLAQMSQQLTNTAASNSLGNDGPIHSGNTGMMQFGNPHNMHMMQMGSEMNGNCHMGGPPNEPGEVGGMCMGLPGPPTSYSPTTSHTGSPGVVPSKMGHPIMGHGMMSSHSGSAGGVYPGGDPHAPPPRLMTGHVTGPSPYNGANVQVKPSAPNTIQYLPARPNVGHTPRGPPSLDFLQRFTNPLSNLESKMGTPSVNLQYFPNGCVPNNMGPHGSMPSAMTGGLPSMGGSPRMDGQSMNSSVGVHPSMRPVGNMRPQPNLMRMQHMVGGGVFPGGSMDPDKVFPPEMVSQVPNQANPGMFVSGSKGSPMGLGPPPDATQPLPPSMGGATSNFKNSPFVGSGPSMSDPNYAQQFHNFQQQLYATSTRGSGPPHPNLHPPPNSHSHQQFFMPK from the exons atgaaaacagaaaagaaaccAAACGAACCGAGTTGCGTGTCTACCACTGTAGTGAAAGAGGAGCCTGATACTGATCCAGTCAAGATCAAGGAGGAGAGCAGCGGAGCTAACAACGATGACACAACTGGTGAGGATACTGTCGAATGCCCGAGAGATCCTTGCTTGGATCCCACCAATGGGGAAAGCACGCTTTCAGGAgagaatcaaaataataatgccAATCAGCCAATTTTAAACTCTGTGAAGCAGGAAGGAGATCACAACAATCCCACAGATGACTTACCTG ATTGTAGTGGTAATGTGATTACTGCAGACGGAATTCAGCCACTAGTTAGTAATGTTCTTGGAAAGCAAATGGGAACTAATACAGGAAGCGGCGAGGCTCAATATATGCAACAACAAAgtcaaatttttgtattttctacaACATTAGCAAACAAAGGTGCAGATGCAGTATTGCAGGGGCAATATCCGTCAATTATTGCTTATCATTGTGCACAGCCAGgcactaaaaaatatttagag AAACATCCGAACAAAGTGAATCAATTTCGTCAAAATCCTGCACAGTGGTTGAACAATTTTGCCATGATGAAACAGAAAGGTCATCAAGGGGGTACAAACAATACTTTTCCAACGGAGCAACCCCCAGATTTACCAGCTCTCGATCCCAATGCTCCACCATTTTGGAACGAACAACCTAATCTCAGAAACTTGAACGGTGGGAATTCTCTTGGTAATTCCGAACCATCGTTGGATGACGCAAATATAGACGTGCCTTGTCTTGTACCAAATTCACCTGGTAATGCAG CAAATCCACAACCTTCTAATAATACGATGGGACATAGTCCTAATTTATTAGGAGGTAGTACCAGTCCAGGTCCAGGGAGTTTGCAACCATCCCTGCAGGGTGTTAAGGTACCAGATGAAAATTTAACCCCGCAGCAAAGGCAACACAGAGAAGTACAATTAGCAACCATAAGGAAAATGCAAATGATGTTATTTCCTGAACACAAAGAAGAACCTACTAATACATTAGACACAACGCAAGGAACAACAGTTTCGTCGTGTCCGTCAACAAATGTTCCTCCAGTGGTACCGTCGCAGTGTCCTCCGAGCATGGACTGGCATAAATTACAGCACCAGTTTCTCGATGGAAAAACTAAG GGTAGCGTTGGAAGTCCTGGTACAGGAGTTTCATTAAGAGGTGCTGGTATGGTTGGAGTTCCTCGAAGTCAAGGACCACCACCGCCATATCATCAAACAACTCGTTCTGCAAGCGTACCGATTGCAATACAAAGTCCGAACCCTTCGTCACCGAATAATCCCACTAGTAATTTGTCGTTACCATCGCCACGTGCAAGTTCAGCGTTAAATTCACCGGCAGATTGCAATAGGCAATTTCAACTTAGCAATCAGAGAACGAACCATCTACCTGGACAGAGTCCAACCAGCCAAGATTCCCCGAATCCAACAGTTGGCAACGCGACTGCAGTGTCAACGACAAGACTAAACCACAGTAATCCGGGCACACCGGTTTCCCACTCACACATCTCGTCATTAAGTCCAAGTGGACCAAACACACAAAAGGATTCACCTCTGGATTTTCCGAACAGTCAACCACCAAACG TGGATGGTATGTTTTGCCGCACGCTGCAATCCTTAGCCCAGCAAAAACAACAACATTCTGGAGCAGTGAATGCAGCAGGTGTTAAGGAAGCCAATTTGATGCCGGTTCCAAGTCCGCAACAGATTCAGTATCTGAACACGTTCGAGGGACAGGAATTAACTATACAGAAACAGCCAAATACGAGTTTAAAAGATGGTAACTTGTCCAC GAATAACACCAGCAATACCGAAatatcgaatagaattttgcCAGGAAATTTGGACAACAGCAATCAATTTACAGCTAGATCTGAAGGCGCGAGCCCGGTTCAGATGGATAGTATGAACCGTGGTTTTGCCGGTTCACTCCATAGTCCACACACTCCTCATACTCCGCACACACCAGGCAATGGTGCTCCCCATACTCCAGTTGATCCTGGCAAGCCTGGCAACAAATCAAGCGCCAGTGCACAAAGTAGTCCAGTACCGCATAATACCAATATACAAGACAGTATGGGCCCACCGAGAACGGTACCAGCATCGCCTACTACAAAACCTGACACATCTCCACCTTCGACAAAGGATacacaacagcaacaacaacaacaacagcagcagcagcagcaacagacGCAGCAACAGCAACCACCTCcacaacaacagcagcagtcTACGGTAGTGAATCCAAATAATTCTGGAAGTACAACGGTAGTGCCTTCGTTAGGTGGAGGCACGGCCGGCTCGTTCCCTTGTGGTAGACCTTCCATAAACGTGAGTCAACCTTCAGACAATGTGCCTCTAAATCCCAACAACATCGGAGGGCGACTCGGCAGTTTAACCGCCATGAGTACAAATCACTTTGACCCTATAACTTCGTTAGCTCAAATGAGTCAACAATTGACAAATACCGCGGCCAGTAATTCGTTGGGTAATGACGGACCTATACACTCCGGCAATACCGGAATGATGCAATTCGGGAACCCGCACAACATGCACATGATGCAGATGGGCAGCGAGATGAATGGAAATTGTCATATGGGTGGGCCGCCCAATGAGCCAGGTGAAGTAGGAGGGATGTGTATGGGTCTACCGGGGCCACCAACCAGCTATAGTCCTACGACATCACATACAGGAAGTCCCGGAGTAGTACCCAGCAAAATGGGACATCCCATCATGGGTCACGGCATGATGAGCAGCCATTCGGGTAGTGCAGGCGGTGTGTATCCGGGTGGCGATCCACATGCACCACCACCGAGATTGATGACAGGACACGTGACCGGGCCAAGCCCTTACAACGGAGCAAACGTTCAAGTGAAACCCAGCGCTCCAAAcacaattcaatatttaccAGCGAGACCCAACGTTGGCCATACACCGAGAGGACCCCCAAGTTTGGACTTCCTTCAGCGGTTCACGAATCCTCTATCTAATTTAGAGTCAAAAATGGGCACGCCTTCTGTAAATCTCCAGTACTTCCCGAACGGTTGTGTACCAAATAACATGGGTCCACACGGTAGTATGCCATCAGCCATGACTGGGGGCCTTCCTAGTATGGGAGGCTCTCCAAGGATGGACGGTCAATCTATGAATTCGTCGGTCGGTGTGCACCCTTCGATGAGACCGGTCGGCAATATGAGACCCCAACCAAATCTAATGCGAATGCAGCACATGGTTGGGGGCGGTGTCTTTCCAGGAGGTTCGATGGATCCAGATAAAGTCTTCCCGCCAGAGATGGTGTCGCAAGTTCCCAATCAAGCTAACCCTGGTATGTTTGTATCCGGCAGCAAAGGCAGCCCCATGGGGTTAGGACCTCCTCCTGACGCGACTCAACCACTACCGCCAAGCATGGGTGGTGCTactagtaattttaaaaacagcCCTTTCGTTGGTAGTGGACCTAGCATGTCGGACCCAAATTATGCTCAACAATTCCATAACTTCCAACAGCAGTTATATGCCACCAGTACTAGGGGTAGCGGGCCACCGCATCCTAATTTACATCCACCACCGAATTCGCATTCGCATCAACAATTCTTCATGCCCAAATAA
- the Tasp1 gene encoding taspase 1 isoform X2, producing the protein MILENSPLTNAGFGSNLTLEGTVECDASVMDGTTLQFGAVGAVSGIKNPVLLAKRLCEQQSIKIAYGRIPPSFLVGNGAHVWAQEMGIQTLPPEQLISMKAQKIYKHYKRKVEDSDVEIQKCAKKRMDTVGAICVDKEGNIAAACSSGGIILKYPGRVGQAGVWGCGSWAYKDKYSVGTSTSGCGEHLIRTSLARTIAEAISNSSCPTTSLHHAMKANFIDSKFLCGLEQKLGGVIALRYAPQEGLGDLLWSHSTNSMIIGYMNSTEKSAVSYMSSLSPHEVGKKAAVEGICFKINETTNS; encoded by the exons ATGATATTGGAGAATTCACCTCTAACAAATGCTGGGTTTGGTTCCAACCTTACTTTAGAAGGAACTGTTGAATGCGATGCCAGTGTTATGGATGGTACAACATTACAGTTTGGAGCAGTTGGTGCTGTTAGTGGAATAAAAAATCCTGTGTTGTTAGCAAAACGTCTTTGTGAACAACAGTCCATTAAAATTGCATATGGCAGAATTCCACCAAG TTTTCTAGTTGGTAATGGAGCACACGTATGGGCACAAGAAATGGGGATTCAAACTTTACCTCCAGAACAACTAATTTCAA TGAAAGCCCAGAAAATATATAAGCATTACAAAAGGAAAGTAGAAGATTCTGATGTGGAAATTCAGAAG tgtGCCAAAAAAAGGATGGATACAGTTGGTGCAATATGCGTCGATAAAGAAGGAAATATTGCTGCTGCCTGTTCCAGCGGTGGCATTATATTAAAGTATCCAGGAAGAGTAGGACAG gcTGGTGTATGGGGCTGTGGTAGTTGGGCATATAAAGACAAGTATTCAGTTGGAACAAGTACATCTGGCTGTGGAGAACACTTAATTCGTACTTCATTAGCACGCACAATTGCAGAAGCTATTTCAAATAGTTCCTGTCCAACCACTAGTTTACATCATGCTATGAAAGCCAATTTTATCG ATTCAAAATTTTTGTGTGGACTTGAACAGAAACTTGGAGGTGTCATTGCTCTTCGATATGCACCACAGGAAGGTCTAGGTGATCTTCTATGGAGTCATTCAACTAATTCAATGATAATAGGTTACATGAATTCTACTGAGAAATCAGCAGTA aGTTATATGTCCAGCCTTTCACCTCACGAAGTTGGAAAGAAAGCAGCTGTGGAAGGAatatgtttcaaaattaacgaAACTACTAACTCTTAG
- the Tasp1 gene encoding taspase 1 isoform X1 → MSIAKQGFIAVHVGAGKHSNALKEKYQKLCRLACETGIQNLKSGGNTLDAIVETIMILENSPLTNAGFGSNLTLEGTVECDASVMDGTTLQFGAVGAVSGIKNPVLLAKRLCEQQSIKIAYGRIPPSFLVGNGAHVWAQEMGIQTLPPEQLISMKAQKIYKHYKRKVEDSDVEIQKCAKKRMDTVGAICVDKEGNIAAACSSGGIILKYPGRVGQAGVWGCGSWAYKDKYSVGTSTSGCGEHLIRTSLARTIAEAISNSSCPTTSLHHAMKANFIDSKFLCGLEQKLGGVIALRYAPQEGLGDLLWSHSTNSMIIGYMNSTEKSAVSYMSSLSPHEVGKKAAVEGICFKINETTNS, encoded by the exons ATGAGTATTGCTAAACAAGGGTTTATCGCTGTTCACGTAG GTGCAGGAAAGCATTCAAATGCTCTTAAAGAAAAGTATCAAAAGTTATGCCGCCTAGCCTGTGAAACT ggtattcaaaatttaaaaagtggTGGCAATACACTGGATGCAATAGTAGAAACTATAATGATATTGGAGAATTCACCTCTAACAAATGCTGGGTTTGGTTCCAACCTTACTTTAGAAGGAACTGTTGAATGCGATGCCAGTGTTATGGATGGTACAACATTACAGTTTGGAGCAGTTGGTGCTGTTAGTGGAATAAAAAATCCTGTGTTGTTAGCAAAACGTCTTTGTGAACAACAGTCCATTAAAATTGCATATGGCAGAATTCCACCAAG TTTTCTAGTTGGTAATGGAGCACACGTATGGGCACAAGAAATGGGGATTCAAACTTTACCTCCAGAACAACTAATTTCAA TGAAAGCCCAGAAAATATATAAGCATTACAAAAGGAAAGTAGAAGATTCTGATGTGGAAATTCAGAAG tgtGCCAAAAAAAGGATGGATACAGTTGGTGCAATATGCGTCGATAAAGAAGGAAATATTGCTGCTGCCTGTTCCAGCGGTGGCATTATATTAAAGTATCCAGGAAGAGTAGGACAG gcTGGTGTATGGGGCTGTGGTAGTTGGGCATATAAAGACAAGTATTCAGTTGGAACAAGTACATCTGGCTGTGGAGAACACTTAATTCGTACTTCATTAGCACGCACAATTGCAGAAGCTATTTCAAATAGTTCCTGTCCAACCACTAGTTTACATCATGCTATGAAAGCCAATTTTATCG ATTCAAAATTTTTGTGTGGACTTGAACAGAAACTTGGAGGTGTCATTGCTCTTCGATATGCACCACAGGAAGGTCTAGGTGATCTTCTATGGAGTCATTCAACTAATTCAATGATAATAGGTTACATGAATTCTACTGAGAAATCAGCAGTA aGTTATATGTCCAGCCTTTCACCTCACGAAGTTGGAAAGAAAGCAGCTGTGGAAGGAatatgtttcaaaattaacgaAACTACTAACTCTTAG
- the Lgs gene encoding BCL9 domain-containing protein legless isoform X2 has translation MKTEKKPNEPSCVSTTVVKEEPDTDPVKIKEESSGANNDDTTGEDTVECPRDPCLDPTNGESTLSGENQNNNANQPILNSVKQEGDHNNPTDDLPDCSGNVITADGIQPLVSNVLGKQMGTNTGSGEAQYMQQQSQIFVFSTTLANKGADAVLQGQYPSIIAYHCAQPGTKKYLEKHPNKVNQFRQNPAQWLNNFAMMKQKGHQGGTNNTFPTEQPPDLPALDPNAPPFWNEQPNLRNLNGGNSLGNSEPSLDDANIDVPCLVPNSPGNAANPQPSNNTMGHSPNLLGGSTSPGPGSLQPSLQGVKVPDENLTPQQRQHREVQLATIRKMQMMLFPEHKEEPTNTLDTTQGTTVSSCPSTNVPPVVPSQCPPSMDWHKLQHQFLDGKTKGSVGSPGTGVSLRGAGMVGVPRSQGPPPPYHQTTRSASVPIAIQSPNPSSPNNPTSNLSLPSPRASSALNSPADCNRQFQLSNQRTNHLPGQSPTSQDSPNPTVGNATAVSTTRLNHSNPGTPVSHSHISSLSPSGPNTQKDSPLDFPNSQPPNAQQKQQHSGAVNAAGVKEANLMPVPSPQQIQYLNTFEGQELTIQKQPNTSLKDGNLSTNNTSNTEISNRILPGNLDNSNQFTARSEGASPVQMDSMNRGFAGSLHSPHTPHTPHTPGNGAPHTPVDPGKPGNKSSASAQSSPVPHNTNIQDSMGPPRTVPASPTTKPDTSPPSTKDTQQQQQQQQQQQQQQTQQQQPPPQQQQQSTVVNPNNSGSTTVVPSLGGGTAGSFPCGRPSINVSQPSDNVPLNPNNIGGRLGSLTAMSTNHFDPITSLAQMSQQLTNTAASNSLGNDGPIHSGNTGMMQFGNPHNMHMMQMGSEMNGNCHMGGPPNEPGEVGGMCMGLPGPPTSYSPTTSHTGSPGVVPSKMGHPIMGHGMMSSHSGSAGGVYPGGDPHAPPPRLMTGHVTGPSPYNGANVQVKPSAPNTIQYLPARPNVGHTPRGPPSLDFLQRFTNPLSNLESKMGTPSVNLQYFPNGCVPNNMGPHGSMPSAMTGGLPSMGGSPRMDGQSMNSSVGVHPSMRPVGNMRPQPNLMRMQHMVGGGVFPGGSMDPDKVFPPEMVSQVPNQANPGMFVSGSKGSPMGLGPPPDATQPLPPSMGGATSNFKNSPFVGSGPSMSDPNYAQQFHNFQQQLYATSTRGSGPPHPNLHPPPNSHSHQQFFMPK, from the exons atgaaaacagaaaagaaaccAAACGAACCGAGTTGCGTGTCTACCACTGTAGTGAAAGAGGAGCCTGATACTGATCCAGTCAAGATCAAGGAGGAGAGCAGCGGAGCTAACAACGATGACACAACTGGTGAGGATACTGTCGAATGCCCGAGAGATCCTTGCTTGGATCCCACCAATGGGGAAAGCACGCTTTCAGGAgagaatcaaaataataatgccAATCAGCCAATTTTAAACTCTGTGAAGCAGGAAGGAGATCACAACAATCCCACAGATGACTTACCTG ATTGTAGTGGTAATGTGATTACTGCAGACGGAATTCAGCCACTAGTTAGTAATGTTCTTGGAAAGCAAATGGGAACTAATACAGGAAGCGGCGAGGCTCAATATATGCAACAACAAAgtcaaatttttgtattttctacaACATTAGCAAACAAAGGTGCAGATGCAGTATTGCAGGGGCAATATCCGTCAATTATTGCTTATCATTGTGCACAGCCAGgcactaaaaaatatttagag AAACATCCGAACAAAGTGAATCAATTTCGTCAAAATCCTGCACAGTGGTTGAACAATTTTGCCATGATGAAACAGAAAGGTCATCAAGGGGGTACAAACAATACTTTTCCAACGGAGCAACCCCCAGATTTACCAGCTCTCGATCCCAATGCTCCACCATTTTGGAACGAACAACCTAATCTCAGAAACTTGAACGGTGGGAATTCTCTTGGTAATTCCGAACCATCGTTGGATGACGCAAATATAGACGTGCCTTGTCTTGTACCAAATTCACCTGGTAATGCAG CAAATCCACAACCTTCTAATAATACGATGGGACATAGTCCTAATTTATTAGGAGGTAGTACCAGTCCAGGTCCAGGGAGTTTGCAACCATCCCTGCAGGGTGTTAAGGTACCAGATGAAAATTTAACCCCGCAGCAAAGGCAACACAGAGAAGTACAATTAGCAACCATAAGGAAAATGCAAATGATGTTATTTCCTGAACACAAAGAAGAACCTACTAATACATTAGACACAACGCAAGGAACAACAGTTTCGTCGTGTCCGTCAACAAATGTTCCTCCAGTGGTACCGTCGCAGTGTCCTCCGAGCATGGACTGGCATAAATTACAGCACCAGTTTCTCGATGGAAAAACTAAG GGTAGCGTTGGAAGTCCTGGTACAGGAGTTTCATTAAGAGGTGCTGGTATGGTTGGAGTTCCTCGAAGTCAAGGACCACCACCGCCATATCATCAAACAACTCGTTCTGCAAGCGTACCGATTGCAATACAAAGTCCGAACCCTTCGTCACCGAATAATCCCACTAGTAATTTGTCGTTACCATCGCCACGTGCAAGTTCAGCGTTAAATTCACCGGCAGATTGCAATAGGCAATTTCAACTTAGCAATCAGAGAACGAACCATCTACCTGGACAGAGTCCAACCAGCCAAGATTCCCCGAATCCAACAGTTGGCAACGCGACTGCAGTGTCAACGACAAGACTAAACCACAGTAATCCGGGCACACCGGTTTCCCACTCACACATCTCGTCATTAAGTCCAAGTGGACCAAACACACAAAAGGATTCACCTCTGGATTTTCCGAACAGTCAACCACCAAACG CCCAGCAAAAACAACAACATTCTGGAGCAGTGAATGCAGCAGGTGTTAAGGAAGCCAATTTGATGCCGGTTCCAAGTCCGCAACAGATTCAGTATCTGAACACGTTCGAGGGACAGGAATTAACTATACAGAAACAGCCAAATACGAGTTTAAAAGATGGTAACTTGTCCAC GAATAACACCAGCAATACCGAAatatcgaatagaattttgcCAGGAAATTTGGACAACAGCAATCAATTTACAGCTAGATCTGAAGGCGCGAGCCCGGTTCAGATGGATAGTATGAACCGTGGTTTTGCCGGTTCACTCCATAGTCCACACACTCCTCATACTCCGCACACACCAGGCAATGGTGCTCCCCATACTCCAGTTGATCCTGGCAAGCCTGGCAACAAATCAAGCGCCAGTGCACAAAGTAGTCCAGTACCGCATAATACCAATATACAAGACAGTATGGGCCCACCGAGAACGGTACCAGCATCGCCTACTACAAAACCTGACACATCTCCACCTTCGACAAAGGATacacaacagcaacaacaacaacaacagcagcagcagcagcaacagacGCAGCAACAGCAACCACCTCcacaacaacagcagcagtcTACGGTAGTGAATCCAAATAATTCTGGAAGTACAACGGTAGTGCCTTCGTTAGGTGGAGGCACGGCCGGCTCGTTCCCTTGTGGTAGACCTTCCATAAACGTGAGTCAACCTTCAGACAATGTGCCTCTAAATCCCAACAACATCGGAGGGCGACTCGGCAGTTTAACCGCCATGAGTACAAATCACTTTGACCCTATAACTTCGTTAGCTCAAATGAGTCAACAATTGACAAATACCGCGGCCAGTAATTCGTTGGGTAATGACGGACCTATACACTCCGGCAATACCGGAATGATGCAATTCGGGAACCCGCACAACATGCACATGATGCAGATGGGCAGCGAGATGAATGGAAATTGTCATATGGGTGGGCCGCCCAATGAGCCAGGTGAAGTAGGAGGGATGTGTATGGGTCTACCGGGGCCACCAACCAGCTATAGTCCTACGACATCACATACAGGAAGTCCCGGAGTAGTACCCAGCAAAATGGGACATCCCATCATGGGTCACGGCATGATGAGCAGCCATTCGGGTAGTGCAGGCGGTGTGTATCCGGGTGGCGATCCACATGCACCACCACCGAGATTGATGACAGGACACGTGACCGGGCCAAGCCCTTACAACGGAGCAAACGTTCAAGTGAAACCCAGCGCTCCAAAcacaattcaatatttaccAGCGAGACCCAACGTTGGCCATACACCGAGAGGACCCCCAAGTTTGGACTTCCTTCAGCGGTTCACGAATCCTCTATCTAATTTAGAGTCAAAAATGGGCACGCCTTCTGTAAATCTCCAGTACTTCCCGAACGGTTGTGTACCAAATAACATGGGTCCACACGGTAGTATGCCATCAGCCATGACTGGGGGCCTTCCTAGTATGGGAGGCTCTCCAAGGATGGACGGTCAATCTATGAATTCGTCGGTCGGTGTGCACCCTTCGATGAGACCGGTCGGCAATATGAGACCCCAACCAAATCTAATGCGAATGCAGCACATGGTTGGGGGCGGTGTCTTTCCAGGAGGTTCGATGGATCCAGATAAAGTCTTCCCGCCAGAGATGGTGTCGCAAGTTCCCAATCAAGCTAACCCTGGTATGTTTGTATCCGGCAGCAAAGGCAGCCCCATGGGGTTAGGACCTCCTCCTGACGCGACTCAACCACTACCGCCAAGCATGGGTGGTGCTactagtaattttaaaaacagcCCTTTCGTTGGTAGTGGACCTAGCATGTCGGACCCAAATTATGCTCAACAATTCCATAACTTCCAACAGCAGTTATATGCCACCAGTACTAGGGGTAGCGGGCCACCGCATCCTAATTTACATCCACCACCGAATTCGCATTCGCATCAACAATTCTTCATGCCCAAATAA